A window from Primulina eburnea isolate SZY01 chromosome 2, ASM2296580v1, whole genome shotgun sequence encodes these proteins:
- the LOC140823580 gene encoding LOB domain-containing protein 10-like, which translates to MSSSNSPCAACKCLRRKCTQECVFAPYFPPETPQKFTNVHKVFGASNVAKLLNELNPSQREDAVNSLAYEADYRLRDPIYGCVGLISILQRKLKNVQCELEDAKKELAGYIGPSAMLPILNHPGFMQQQHPNYGTAYQVMPYNMHPIMGVPRAVPHGGNLIIREPQQHHQQPQQQMLEAQQLVAVAAAREQEMLRNYEQQQQNDLMMFNNGFDDTGVQVTATGFNQMPDPAAEAAMHPSLALGSYENRQYHHRIHQQAQDLPHSQTHPQSHQPHQLQLQSNELLLQQQSAATAHHQQLLQQKQQQLAQPQASHSQPQPHKEKSDEGRSIGSSC; encoded by the coding sequence GTGTGTTCGCACCCTATTTTCCACCGGAGACACCTCAGAAATTCACCAATGTTCATAAGGTTTTCGGTGCCAGTAATGTGGCGAAGCTTCTGAACGAACTCAACCCAAGCCAGCGTGAAGATGCGGTGAATTCATTAGCCTACGAGGCGGATTACCGCCTTCGAGACCCGATTTACGGATGTGTTGGCCTCATATCGATTCTGCAGCGTAAGCTCAAGAATGTGCAATGTGAATTAGAAGATGCAAAAAAGGAATTGGCTGGATATATTGGGCCTTCAGCTATGTTGCCTATATTGAATCACCCGGGTTTTATGCAGCAACAACATCCGAACTACGGGACAGCTTATCAGGTCATGCCGTACAATATGCACCCGATTATGGGAGTGCCAAGAGCGGTCCCACATGGGGGGAATTTGATCATTAGGGAGCCTCAGCAGCACCATCAACAGCCACAACAACAAATGCTTGAAGCGCAGCAGTTGGTGGCGGTGGCCGCTGCCAGGGAGCAAGAAATGCTGAGAAATTATGAACAACAGCAGCAGAATGATTTAATGATGTTCAACAATGGGTTTGACGACACCGGAGTTCAGGTTACTGCCACCGGATTCAATCAAATGCCTGATCCGGCAGCAGAAGCAGCTATGCATCCTTCCTTGGCTTTGGGCTCTTATGAAAACCGCCAATATCATCATCGTATCCATCAACAAGCGCAAGATCTTCCGCATTCTCAAACCCATCCACAATCTCATCAGCCGCACCAGCTTCAGCTTCAGTCAAACGAGCTCCTGCTTCAGCAACAGAGCGCTGCAACAGCTCACCATCAGCAGCTGCTGCAGCAGAAACAGCAGCAATTAGCTCAACCGCAAGCCTCACACTCCCAGCCACAACCGCACAAAGAGAAAAGCGATGAGGGCAGAAGCATTGGTTCTTCGTGTTAA